The window TTCACCTCCTCCTCAAAAAAAAATACAATTTATAAACATCTATTATTAAAATTACCAGAAGTATATCATGGGTATATTGGTATGTCAAGTTTTGGCCCTTAATATATCTTCGACCATCCTAGAAATCCTGAGACGGTCCTTTTCGGATATGTCCGTGAACTCTATACCCATGTCATACCTCGGCTTCTCCTCTCCGGTTGTAGGATGTCTTTTTACGACCCAGACCACCGTACCGCCGCATCTGAACGGCTCCTTGTCTTCCTGCAGATATATCTCCATCGAAACATTCTCAAAGAGCTTGAATTCTTTCTCGAGCACCACGCAAATGCCACCGGCACCGATATTTTCAGTAAAAGTTTCAATAAGTTCTTCCTTGCCGCCCCTCGAAAAACGAATACGGCATTTGTAACTTATCCGGGGAAACCTTCTCTGGTCTATTCCATCCCACATCATAACAATTAAATATTACCTTAGTATTCATCCAAATTCAAGCGCTTCGTCGAAACTTACCAAGGGTGCTCTCAGATTTCGCTTTACAGCAATATCTAACGAGGTATAATACTATTGTAAAAGGAGGTTGTCCGCTAGATGTATCTTGATTTTTTCGGCCTTAAAGAAAACCCTTTCAACGTCACCAGCGACCCGGATTTTCTTTATCTTAGCCATACCCACAGAGAAGCGCTGGATCACCTTCTCTACGGCATACATGCCAGGAAAGGTTTCATCGAAATAACCGGTGAGGTCGGTGCCGGCAAAACTACATTATGCAGGGCTCTTATCAAGCAGCTTGACGAAAAGACCAAGACCTCACTCATCTTTAATTCGAGCCTGCCGGAAACACAGCTACTTGAAGCTATAGTAACTGATTTCGGTATCGAACCTGAAAGACGCAACAAAGTGGCATTCCTGAAACAGCTTAACCAGTTCCTTCTGGAAGAACTCGCACTGGGCAACAATACCGTTCTTATAATAGATGAAGCTCAAAACCTGCGTAAGTCAACTCTCGAGACCATTCGAATGCTGTCCAATCTTGAAACAGACAAGGAAAAACTGCTGCAGATAATACTTGTGGGACAACCGGAACTTCATGACAAGCTGAATTCCCGTGCCCTTGTACAGTTGCGCCAGCGAATAAGCGTCCGGTTCCACATCAGGGCCCTTGAACGGAATGAACTCGACGGATACATACATCACCGGCTGGCGATCGCGGGCTCTTCACAGAGCATAAGTTTCTTTCCCGAGTCCTGCGACCTTATATACTCATATTCCAACGGAATCCCTCGTCTTATAAACCTTCTCTGCGACAAAGCGCTGCTGATGGGGTTCGTGCAGGAGACACATGATATAGGTCCGGGCGTGATCGAAAAGAGCATAGAGGAAATAGAAGGACGGTACAGTATCGCATTATGAGCATAATAGCCAAGGCATTGCAAAAAGCCCAGAAGGAACGGGCTGAAAAGATTAAACGCGAAGAAGAAGAGCTCAAAAAGGTCCGGGCCGAAGCTGCCGCCCGCATGCAGCGCATGGAAAAAGCCGCTGGCCCCGAAACAATCGATAATCCCGGACCCATTCAAGAACACACAGCAACCTCTAAAACAGAAAAAACGAACAGAAAAAAAAGCCCCCATGCGCATTACCTTATAACCATCGGTATAATAGTAGCCTCCGGGGCCTTCATCCTGTCTTTCCTTCTTTTGCGACCCTTTTTAGATAAACGGGCTGGAACTTCCGAACAAGCACCTGAAGTCACAAGAGCGGGCTTGAACGAGGCTGCTGAGCGGACAGCGATCCCAGCCAAAGAGAACGCCAAAAAGAATGAAATGCCTGTGGCAAGTGAAGAGCTTGCTCCTACGGCTAAAAATCCTGTCCCGGCGCCCGAAGCATCTGATCTGCCCCAGATAAGCGGTATAATGTATTCCCCCTCTGCGCCCCAAGCTATCATCGGCGGCGTCCTCGTAACCGAAGGTGAGACCGTCAACGGTTATACCATTATCAGGATAGAGCCTTCGGTAGTGATCATATCCTCACAGGACAAGGAATACGAACTTCATATGCGTTAAGTTCAGGAATAATTGTTATCTCGAGAGATTCTCCCTGATCGTCTCCGGGATGGAGATAGGTCTGCCGCTGCCATTGACGAAAACGTGCTTCGTATAGCCTGTTGTAGTGATCGCACCGTCCCTGGTTATCTCATACTCAAAAACCATCCTGGACCGCACTATGTCGCTTAGCCTGGTTTTGACCCTGACCACTTCGTCATATCTGACCGGAGCCCGGTAGACGCAGTGAGATTCGACTACAGGCAGGAATATCTTTTCCTTCTCTTCCAGGTCCTTATATACAAGACCCCTTGACCTGAAATATTCGGTACGCCCCACCTCGAACCATACCAGGTAATTAGAATAATAAACGACCCTCATCTGGTCTGTTTCTTTATATGTGACCCTGTGTTCTATGGTGTGCTCTCTCACTCTATCCTTCCAGTACCTTTATATGGACCTTCCTGGTGCGAGGCCCGTCATATTCACAAAAATATATTCCCTGCCAGGTTCCCAGGACCAGTTTACCGTTATCTACTATGACCGAAACCGAGATACCGGTAAGAGAAGCCTTTATGTGGGAGGGTGAATTTCCTTCCATATGGCTGTAATCCAGTCCTTCGGGAACGATCTTGCCAAGTCCCATGAGAAAATCGGATTTGACATCCGGGTCGGCGTTCTCGTTGACCGTCACAGCAGCGGTGGTGTGGGGCACGTAAACCATACATATGCCCTCTTTTGCGCCGCTTTTTCTGACGGCGTCGGCCACCTGTGAAGTGATATCAACGATCTGGTCTTTCCGTGAGCTCTTGACGTTTATGGTGGTCATGTTACGGGGTGACATATTCTTTGACAACGGTCTTGATCAAAAGGTCCGGTATGTCTTCGACCACTTCGACCTTGCCTATTTTTCGGGGTAATACCATGCGATTACCACCTTTGGTGAATTTTTTATCATACTTATAGGATTTCAGGATTTCCTTTAGCGGGATCTTCCTGACCCTGGTCGGCAGACCCGTCTTTCTTAAGAGTTTTACCAATCTCCCGAGCTGCTCATATTTCAGCATGTCAAGCCTGACTGCTATCTCGCATGCCAGCA of the Candidatus Omnitrophota bacterium genome contains:
- a CDS encoding AAA family ATPase; the encoded protein is MYLDFFGLKENPFNVTSDPDFLYLSHTHREALDHLLYGIHARKGFIEITGEVGAGKTTLCRALIKQLDEKTKTSLIFNSSLPETQLLEAIVTDFGIEPERRNKVAFLKQLNQFLLEELALGNNTVLIIDEAQNLRKSTLETIRMLSNLETDKEKLLQIILVGQPELHDKLNSRALVQLRQRISVRFHIRALERNELDGYIHHRLAIAGSSQSISFFPESCDLIYSYSNGIPRLINLLCDKALLMGFVQETHDIGPGVIEKSIEEIEGRYSIAL
- a CDS encoding YbgC/FadM family acyl-CoA thioesterase, which produces MREHTIEHRVTYKETDQMRVVYYSNYLVWFEVGRTEYFRSRGLVYKDLEEKEKIFLPVVESHCVYRAPVRYDEVVRVKTRLSDIVRSRMVFEYEITRDGAITTTGYTKHVFVNGSGRPISIPETIRENLSR
- a CDS encoding YjbQ family protein — translated: MTTINVKSSRKDQIVDITSQVADAVRKSGAKEGICMVYVPHTTAAVTVNENADPDVKSDFLMGLGKIVPEGLDYSHMEGNSPSHIKASLTGISVSVIVDNGKLVLGTWQGIYFCEYDGPRTRKVHIKVLEG